CCAGGCGGTCGCCTCGGCGGAGGCGACCTACAAGGCCAACGGGGTGCCCGGGCACGCCGAGTTCCGGGTCGGGGACGGCCTGGCCGGGGTCGCGCCGGACAGTGTGGACCTCGTCCTGAACAACCCGCCGTTCCACTCCCACCAGGCGACGACGGACGCGACGGCGTGGCGGATGTTCACCGGGGCGAAACGCGCGCTGCGTCCGGGTGGCGAGTTGTGGGTGATCGGCAACCGGCACCTGGGCTACCACGTCACGCTGAAGCGGCTGTTCGGCAACAGCCGGCTGGTGGCGAGCGACCCGAAGTTCGTGGTGCTGAAGGCCGTCAAGCGGGGCTAGCGCGTCTGAAGGGCGTCAAGCGCGGCCGGCACGCCCGCTCCGGGCCCCGCCGAGCACGCCGATGATGCGGGCCACCTCCCGGGCCATGGCGTCCCGGCCCACGCTGAGGTACTTGCGGGAGTCGACGGCCTCCGGATGGGTGGCGAGGAAGTCCCGGACGGCGCCGGTCATCGCCGCGTTGAGGGCGGTGCCGACGTTGACCTTGGCGATGCCGCCCGCGACCGCGGCGACCAGCCCGTCGTCCGGCACGCCGGAGGAGCCGTGCAGGACGAGCGGGACGGTCAGGGCGGCGGACAGCCGCTTGAGCAGCCCGTGGTCGAGGGTGGCGGTACGGGTGGTCATGGCGTGCGCGCTGCCGATGGCCACGGCGAGCGCGTCGACCTCGGTACCGGCGACGAAGTCGTGCGCCTGGTCGGGGTCGGTGCGCGCGCCGGGTGCGTGGGCGTCCAGCGCGGGCAGCCCTGCCTTGCCGCCGATCTGCCCCAACTCCGCCTCGATCCACAGACCTTGGGCATGCGCCCAGTCGGCCGCCGCCCGGGTGGCGGCGAGGTTGTCGGCGTAGGAGAGCCGGGCGGCGTCGTACATCACCGAGCTGAACCCGGCCTCGGGCGCCTGGCGCAGCAGGTCGGCGCTCTGGACGTGGTCGAGGTGCAGGGCGACGGGCACGTCCGCGTGTTCGGCCGCCGCGACGGCGGCGCGGGCGAGCGGCAGCAGCCGTCCGTAGCGGAACTTGACGGCGTTCTCGCTGACCTGGAGGACCACGGGGGCACCGGCGGACTCGGCTCCGGCGATGACGGCCTCGACGTGTTCCAGGGTGATGATGTTGAAGGCGGCGACCGCGGAGCGGGCTCCGGCGGCCCAGCCGACCAGTTCGCCGGTGGTCACGAGGGGCACGGCTTGTCTCCCTTCGGGGTGGGGGTCAAGGAGCGAGGATCACCGAGCGGGTGAGGTGGCGCGGCCGGTCCGGGTCGAGTCCTCGGTGGGCGGCGACGGCGACGGCGAGGCGCTGGACGCGGACGAGTTCGGCCAGCGGGTCGAGGGTGCCCTCGACCCAGTGGCCGCCGGTGGCGCGCACCTGTTCGGCGAGGCCGGCGGGTGCCTCGCCGAGCATCCAGGTCGCGGTGCCCTCGGTGGTGATGCTGATGGGCCCGTGCCGGTACTCCATCGCCGGGTACGCCTCGGTCCAGGACAGGGACGCCTCGCGCATCTTGAGGCCGGCCTCGTTGGCCAGCCCGACGGTCCAGCCCCGGCCGAGGAAGGTGAACTGGGCGCAGTCGACGAGTCCTTCGGGCAGCGGGGCCGTCAGGGCGGTGCGGGCGTCGGTGACGGCCGCGTCGGTGTGCAGGCCGAGGTGGGCGCGCAGGAGGGTGAGCGCGGTGGTGGCGAAGCGGGTCTGGACGACGGAGCGTTCGTCGGCGAAGTCGAGGACGACGAGGTCGTCGGCGGCCGTCGCCACGGGGGTGGCCGGGTCGGCGGTGACGGCCGTGGTCCGCGCGCCGCCGCGCACCTTGCCGAGGAGGTCGAGCACTTCGGTGGTGGTGCCGGAGCGGGTGAGGGCGACGATCCGGTCGTAGGACCGGCCGCGCGGGAACTCGGAGGCGGCGAAGGCGTCCGTCTCGCCCTGCCCGGTGGCCTCCCGCAGCGCGGCCACCGCCTGTGCCATGAAGTACGACGTCCCGCACCCGACGACGGCGACCCGCTCCCCGGCGTCGGGCAGGGCGTCGGCGTACCGCCCGGCCTCGTGGGCCGCGCGCGTCCAGCAGTCCGGCTGGCTGTTCAGCTCGTCCTCGACATGGCTCATGCCACACCCCTCCCTTGCTGATTGTTCTTGCAAGATATAGCGCACTTTCGAGCACAATCAAGCAGCCGCGCGCGAAGACGGGTGCGCTAGGGTCGCCGGGAGGACGGAGAACGGAGGCTGCGGATGTCCCGGGACGCCCGCTGGAAGGCGCTGCTCGAACTGCTCGTCGAGCGCGGGCGGCTGGAGGTCGAGGAGGCGGCGGCCGGGCTGGGTGTGTCGGCGGCGACGATCCGCCGCGACTTCGACCAGCTCGCCGAGCAGCAGATGCTGGTGCGCACCCGGGGCGGGGCCGTGGTGCACGGGGTGTCGTACGAGCTGCCCCTGCGCTACAAGACGGCCCGCCGCGCCTCGGAGAAGCAGCGGATCGCCAAGGCGGTGGCGGACCTCGTGACACCCGGCGAGGCGGTCGGGCTGACCGGCGGCACCACCACCACGGAGGTGGCCCGCGCGCTGGCCGTGCGCGGCGACCTCGGCTCCGGCTCGCCCGCGCTGACCGTGGTGACGAACGCGCTCAACATCGCCAACGAGCTGGCGGTGCGGCCCCAGTTCAAGATCGTGGTGACCGGCGGGGTCGCCCGTCCGCAGTCCTACGAGCTGATCGGTCCGCTCGCGGACGGCGTGCTCGGCCAGATCACCCTGGACGTCGCCGTCCTCGGCGTGGTCGCGTTCGACGTCACGCACGGCGCGGCGGCGCACGACGAGGCGGAGGCCGCGATCAACCGGCTGCTGTGCGAGCGCGCCGCGCGGGTGGTCGTGGCCGCCGACTCCAGCAAGCTGAGCCGGCGGGCGTTCGCCCGCATCTGCGCGACGGAAGCGGTGGACACGCTGGTCACCGACGCGGCGGCGGACGAGGACACCGTGCGCGACTTCGAGGAGGCGGGGGTCCGGGTCCTCGCCGTCTAGGGCCTGTCGCGGAAGTGGTCCCCGTGGTCCGCCTTCACGAACCCCGCCCCGCGCTGGTCGTTGCAGCCGGACACCGCCCGGCCGACCGGGTCGGGCCAGGACTGCCGTGCCTGGAGTGCCACGCTGACCAGGGTCAGCAGGAGATCGACGTCGCTCGCGGCGTCGAGGCGGAGGGTCACCCAGGGCGAGCCGGGGACGACCCTGATGGCACCCGAACCCTTGAAGTCCTTGGTGAACCGCCGGACGGCCCGGTCGGTCAGCAGGAGGTCGACGTCACGGTCCGAATGGAAGTGGGCGATCTCGCCCTGGGCCGAGCGCACGGCCTGCCCCAGGCCGCAGCTCGGGACGGACTGTCTCAGGTCCGGCCAGGTCGCCAGTTGCGCAAGTGCGCGCGAGGCCAACGTCATGGGCCCATCATGACCTGCTCACCCCTCCGCAACCAGCGCGTGCGCAAGCATTAACCGACCTGTTTCCGACGGCGGATCGTCCGGATCACGGCATGCCGGCCCCCGAACCGGCCCCTGCGCGAACCCCGTTGACCGACCGCGACCAGGCGCTCACCGCGAAGTGTCCGCTGGTCGGGAGTACTTCGGGGCGCTTCCCGCCTACGGGACTCCGCCCGAGGAACAGCCGTACGCGTGACAGAGGCGAACGATCGCTCACCGGCACCCGCGACCCGGCCGTCGGGGCCCCTCTTGCCGGAGCCCGGCGCCCACACCTAGCCTGATTTTGTGCCGCAAATAAACAAAACCCGAACGCACAGCGTCGTGCCGGGCCCCGACCTCACCGCGCTGCGCGTGGCGATCACCGCCTTCTTCGCCCTGGACGGCTTCGTCTTCGCGGGGTGGGTCGTCCGTATCCCCGACATCAAGCACCAGACCCACGCCTCCGTGGGCTCACTCGGCCTCGCGCTCCTCGGTGTCTCGGCCGGGGCGGTCGTGACGATGACGCTCACCGGACGGCTGTGCCGCCGCTTCGGCAGCCACCTGGTGACAGTCGTCTGCGCGGTGCTGCTCTCGCTCGGCGTCGCCCTGCCCCCGCTCACCCACTCCGCCCTGGCCCTCGGCACCGTCCTCCTGGTGTTCGGCGCGGCCTACGGGGGCATCAACGTGGCCTTCAACAGTGCCGCCGTCGATCTGGTCGCCGCGCTCGGCCGGCCGGTGATGCCCACCTTCCACGCGGCGTTCAGCCTGGGCGGGATGGTCGGCGCGGGCCTCGGCGGACTCCTCGCCGGCACCCTCTCCCCCACCCGCCACCTGCTCGGCCTGACCCTCACCGGCCTGCTGGTCACCCTGGTCGCGGGACGCGCCCTGCTCCGGCACGAGCCGCCGCCCCCACCCGGCCGCGCCCACCCCGAACCGGCCGGCGGCCGGCACCCCGGCGACCGGGTCCGCGGCCCGGTCCTCGTCCTCGGCCTGATCGCCCTGTGCACCGCCTACGGCGAGGGTGCGATGGCCGACTGGGGCGCCCTCCACCTCAAGCAGGACCTGGCGGCGTCGCCCGCGACGGCGGCGGCCGGCTACGCGTGCTTCGCGCTCGCCATGACCGTCGGCCGGCTGAGCGGGACGCGGCTGCTGGAACTCCTCGGGCGGACCCGGACCGTGATAGCCGGCGGCACCACCGCGGCGACCGGCATGCTGCTCGCCTCGCTCGCCCCCGCCCTGTGGGCGGCACTGCTCGGCTTCGCGGTCACCGGTCTGGGACTGGCGAACCTGTTCCCCGTGGCCGTGGAGCGCGCGGGCGCACTGGCCGGCCCGTCCGGCGTCGCCGTCGCCTCCACGCTCGGCTACGGCGGCATGCTCCTCGGACCACCCGCGATCGGCTTCATGGCCGACTGGTCCTCCCTCCCCACGGCCCTGCTCAGCGTCGCCGTACTGGCCGCGATCGCCGCGGCGGTCGGGGGGCTGATGACCCGCCGGGTGATGAGCATGAGCCCCTGAGGCGCCGCACCTCCGGGGTCACACCACCGGAACGCCGCGCCTCCGGGGCCACAGCATCGGGCGGCGCGTGACACCGCGAACAGCGGGGGAAGCGGCGGCGGTTCGACGGAAACCGGTCGGGCGGACCCGCACCGCCGGGCCCCGCCGTCCGGCACACTCACCTCCATGGAGACTGCCGAATTCCTCACGACCCTGGACCGGGAGGGTCGCCTGCTGGCCGCGGCCGCCGCCGAGGCCGGTACCGACGCCAAGGTGCCCACCTGCCCCGAGTGGCAGGTCGCGGACCTGTTGCGGCACACCGGTGCGGTGCACCGGTGGGCCGCCGCGCTGGTCGCCGACGGACACACCGCTCCCCGGCCGCTCGGTGACGGCCCGGACCTGGACGGCGCCGGGCTGGTGGCCTGGTACCGGGACAGTCACCGGCTGCTGGTCGACACCCTGGCCGGCGCGCCGGCCGACCTGGAGTGCTGGACCTTCCATCCGGCGCCCTGCCCCTCGCCGCTGGCGTTCTGGACGCGGCGGCAGGCGCACGAGACGGCCGTCCACCGTTACGACGCGGAGAGCGCCCGGGGCGGCACGGCGTCC
Above is a genomic segment from Streptomyces collinus Tu 365 containing:
- a CDS encoding DeoR/GlpR family DNA-binding transcription regulator — its product is MSRDARWKALLELLVERGRLEVEEAAAGLGVSAATIRRDFDQLAEQQMLVRTRGGAVVHGVSYELPLRYKTARRASEKQRIAKAVADLVTPGEAVGLTGGTTTTEVARALAVRGDLGSGSPALTVVTNALNIANELAVRPQFKIVVTGGVARPQSYELIGPLADGVLGQITLDVAVLGVVAFDVTHGAAAHDEAEAAINRLLCERAARVVVAADSSKLSRRAFARICATEAVDTLVTDAAADEDTVRDFEEAGVRVLAV
- a CDS encoding class II fructose-bisphosphate aldolase — translated: MPLVTTGELVGWAAGARSAVAAFNIITLEHVEAVIAGAESAGAPVVLQVSENAVKFRYGRLLPLARAAVAAAEHADVPVALHLDHVQSADLLRQAPEAGFSSVMYDAARLSYADNLAATRAAADWAHAQGLWIEAELGQIGGKAGLPALDAHAPGARTDPDQAHDFVAGTEVDALAVAIGSAHAMTTRTATLDHGLLKRLSAALTVPLVLHGSSGVPDDGLVAAVAGGIAKVNVGTALNAAMTGAVRDFLATHPEAVDSRKYLSVGRDAMAREVARIIGVLGGARSGRAGRA
- a CDS encoding maleylpyruvate isomerase family mycothiol-dependent enzyme, which produces METAEFLTTLDREGRLLAAAAAEAGTDAKVPTCPEWQVADLLRHTGAVHRWAAALVADGHTAPRPLGDGPDLDGAGLVAWYRDSHRLLVDTLAGAPADLECWTFHPAPCPSPLAFWTRRQAHETAVHRYDAESARGGTASPIDAGFAADGIDELLRGFHARPRSRVRTERPRVLRVRAVDAGADAVWTVRLSTEPPVASRDAAGDAKAELIGPAERLYLALWNREAVPSVTGDRSLATLWRETSGI
- a CDS encoding luciferase family protein is translated as MTLASRALAQLATWPDLRQSVPSCGLGQAVRSAQGEIAHFHSDRDVDLLLTDRAVRRFTKDFKGSGAIRVVPGSPWVTLRLDAASDVDLLLTLVSVALQARQSWPDPVGRAVSGCNDQRGAGFVKADHGDHFRDRP
- a CDS encoding MFS transporter, whose translation is MPGPDLTALRVAITAFFALDGFVFAGWVVRIPDIKHQTHASVGSLGLALLGVSAGAVVTMTLTGRLCRRFGSHLVTVVCAVLLSLGVALPPLTHSALALGTVLLVFGAAYGGINVAFNSAAVDLVAALGRPVMPTFHAAFSLGGMVGAGLGGLLAGTLSPTRHLLGLTLTGLLVTLVAGRALLRHEPPPPPGRAHPEPAGGRHPGDRVRGPVLVLGLIALCTAYGEGAMADWGALHLKQDLAASPATAAAGYACFALAMTVGRLSGTRLLELLGRTRTVIAGGTTAATGMLLASLAPALWAALLGFAVTGLGLANLFPVAVERAGALAGPSGVAVASTLGYGGMLLGPPAIGFMADWSSLPTALLSVAVLAAIAAAVGGLMTRRVMSMSP
- a CDS encoding SIS domain-containing protein is translated as MSHVEDELNSQPDCWTRAAHEAGRYADALPDAGERVAVVGCGTSYFMAQAVAALREATGQGETDAFAASEFPRGRSYDRIVALTRSGTTTEVLDLLGKVRGGARTTAVTADPATPVATAADDLVVLDFADERSVVQTRFATTALTLLRAHLGLHTDAAVTDARTALTAPLPEGLVDCAQFTFLGRGWTVGLANEAGLKMREASLSWTEAYPAMEYRHGPISITTEGTATWMLGEAPAGLAEQVRATGGHWVEGTLDPLAELVRVQRLAVAVAAHRGLDPDRPRHLTRSVILAP